From Pan paniscus chromosome 9, NHGRI_mPanPan1-v2.0_pri, whole genome shotgun sequence, the proteins below share one genomic window:
- the MMP3 gene encoding stromelysin-1, whose protein sequence is MKSLPILLLLCVAVCSAYPLDGAARSEDTSMNLVQKYLENYYDLEKDVKQFVRRKDSGPVVKKIREMQKFLGLEVTGKLDSDTLEVMRKPRCGVPDVGHFRTFPGIPKWRKTHLTYRIVNYTPDLPKDAVDSAVEKALKVWEEVTPLTFSRLYEGEADIMISFAVREHGDFYPFDGPGNVLAHAYAPGPGINGDAHFDDDEQWTKDTTGTNLFLVAAHEIGHSLGLFHSANTEALMYPLYHSLTDLTRFRLSQDDINGIQSLYGPPPDSPETPLVPTEPVPPEPGTPAKCDPALSFDAVSTLRGEILIFKDRHFWRKSLRKLEPELYLISSFWPSLPSGVDAAYEVTSKDLVFIFKGNQFWAIRGNEVQAGYPRGIHTLGFPPTVRKIDAAISDKEKNKTYFFVEDKYWRFDEKRNSMEPGFPKRIAEDFPGIDSKIDAVFEEFGFFYFFTGSSQLEFDPNAKKVTHTLKSNSWLNC, encoded by the exons ATGAAGAGTCTTCCAATCCTACTGTTGCTGTGCGTGGCAGTTTGCTCAGCCTATCCATTGGATGGAGCTGCAAGGAGTGAGGACACCAGCATGAACCTTGTTCAG AAATATCTAGAAAACTACTACGACCTCGAAAAAGACGTGAAACAGTTTGTTAGGAGAAAGGACAGTGGTCCTGTTGTTAAAAAAATCCGAGAAATGCAGAAGTTCCTTGGGTTGGAGGTGACGGGGAAGCTGGACTCTGACACTCTGGAGGTGATGCGCAAACCCAGGTGTGGAGTTCCTGACGTTGGTCACTTCAGAACCTTTCCTGGCATCCCGAAGTGGAGGAAAACCCACCTTACATACAG GATTGTGAATTATACACCAGATTTGCCAAAAGATGCTGTTGATTCTGCTGTTGAGAAAGCTCTGAAAGTCTGGGAAGAGGTGACTCCACTCACCTTCTCCAGGCTGTATGAAGGAGAGGCTGATATAATGATCTCTTTTGCAGttagag AACATGGAGACTTTTACCCTTTTGATGGACCTGGAAATGTTTTGGCCCATGCCTATGCCCCTGGGCCAGGGATTAATGGAGATGCCCACTTTGATGATGATGAACAATGGACAAAGGATACAACAG GGACCAATTTATTCCTCGTTGCTGCTCATGAAATTGGCCACTCCCTGGGTCTCTTTCACTCAGCCAACACTGAAGCTTTGATGTACCCACTCTACCACTCACTCACAGACCTGACTCGGTTCCGCCTGTCTCAGGATGATATAAATGGCATTCAGTCCCTCTATG GACCTCCCCCTGACTCCCCTGAGACCCCTCTGGTACCCACGGAACCTGTCCCTCCAGAACCTGGGACGCCAGCCAAGTGTGATCCTGCTTTGTCCTTTGATGCCGTCAGCACTCTGAGGGGAGAAATCCTGATCTTTAAAGACAG gcACTTTTGGCGCAAATCCCTCAGGAAGCTTGAACCTGAATTGTATTTGATCTCTTCATTTTGGCCATCTCTTCCTTCAGGCGTGGATGCCGCATATGAAGTTACTAGCAAGgaccttgttttcatttttaaag GAAATCAATTCTGGGCCATCAGAGGAAATGAGGTACAAGCTGGATACCCAAGAGGCATCCACACCCTAGGTTTCCCTCCAACCGTGAGGAAAATCGATGCAGCCATTTCTgataaggaaaagaacaaaacataTTTCTTTGTAGAGGACAAATACTGGAG ATTTGATGAGAAGAGAAATTCCATGGAGCCAGGCTTTCCCAAGCGAATAGCTGAAGACTTTCCAGGGATTGACTCAAAGATTGATgctgtttttgaagaatttg ggttcttttatttctttactggaTCTTCACAGTTGGAGTTTGACCCAAATGCAAAGAAAGTGACACACACTTTGAAGAGTAACAGCTGGCTTAATTGTTGA